Below is a genomic region from Ruania alba.
CGATCGAGATACCTGCTGCGGAGGTCAGTACCTGCCGCCTGGTCATCGCGGGATCGTTCGGATTGTGCATGGTGCTTACCTTCCATCTGTGTCGCCGTTGAATCACTCGTGGAATCGGTGCGTGGTTATCGACTAGGTACGTGTTCGTGGTGGACGCCTGAAGGGAAGTCCGGGAAACCGGCGACGCCGCGCGACCGGTCGAACTGGTAGACCCGCTGTCGTTCCCACGTCTCGTAGGGCTGCGTCCATAGCCGTGTGGGTTGGCCTGCCGCCATGACGAGGGCATCCTTGCGCCCCTCGGCGAGGAGCTCGGTGACGAGCGCCTCGGTCAGCTCCTCGACCACCTGCGGGTGGCTGTCCTGGACAGGACGGAGCTCGTGCGGATCGGCATCGACGTCGAAGAGCAGCCGATGCCCGCCGTTCGCGAGGAAGATCAGCTTCCACTGGTCCTGGCGGATCATCGCCTTGAACTTTTTCGTGCGGGGCCGGCCGTGGAAACCGAAGAGACGCCGTCGTGGTTCGACGTCGCCGGACAGCATCCCGAGGACGTCGTGGCCCTGCCGCAGGTCGGGCCATCCGGTCGCGCCGGTGCAGATACCGAACAGGTCGGTCAAGGACACGAGGTCGTCGCTCTCCTGGTCGGCTGGAATAACGCTCGGCCAGCTCAGCAGGAACGGGATCCGGGTCGAGGCCTCGAAGAAGCTCTCCTTCTGCCACGCGGTGTGGTCGCCGAGCAGGTCGCCGTGATCGGAGACGAAGCAGATGAGCACGTTCTCCGGGTCGTCGAGCCGATCGACCGCGTCGAGGATCCGGCCGAGGCAGCTGTCGATGTAACTGATCTCGCCGTAGTATCGGGCCTTCAGTGCCCGTGCCCGGTCGTCGTCGACGTTCTCCGCGAACGTCATCGCGTTCATCCAGGGGAGCTGCTGATCGAGATGATCGACCTCCAGGTCGCCGGTGACGGGGAGCGGCATCCGGTCTGGGTCGTACATGCGATGGAACGGCATCGGCGGAGCGAACGGTGGATGCGGGCCGATGAAGGAGACGAAGCCGAAGAATGGACGACCGTCGTCCATGGCGATCTGTTCCACTGCACGGTCGGCCGCCCATGCTTCGACGGTCAGGTCTGCGGGCAGCGGGCTCATCTGGGGCATGTAGTACATCTCGGTTCGCTCGCCCATGAGGCCTTCGACCCAGTCGTACTCGGGATGTTCCGAGGCGATCCACGCCGCGTACGCGTCTCCGGCCCGCTGCGCCGGCGTGTCGTACAGCTCCTCGCTGTGGAGCTGGACCGTGTAGCCGACATCGGCGTCCCATGGATAGGTGTGGAACTTGCCGATACCGAACGTCCGGTATCCGCGTTCCTTCATCGCACCGGCGAGATAGGGGCCGGCCTCATCTCGGATCTCCTCGTGCCGACCTGGCGGCACGAGGTTGTCCCAGATGTCGGTGCGGGTGGGTTCCCAGCCGGTACGCATGGTGTACCGGGCAGGCACGCAGACCGGACACGTCGAGTATCCGCGGTGGAAGACGGTGCCACGCCTCGCGAGCCGATCCAAGTTGGGTGTGTGGATGCTGTCGTTCCCCAGGCACGCCAACGTGTCGAAGCGCTGCTGATCTGTCGAGATGAGCAGGACGTCGGGGCGACGTGCGTCCTTCTGCCCCTTTCCGGAGTCTTCGCTCATGAGGGATGCCCGCCTGCGTCGTCCTCGGCCTGGGGGAGCTCGAGACCGCGCAACCACCAGTCGCTACCGGTCTCGAGGTCGGAGACCAGCTGGGGCAGCATCAGTCCCCAACTGCCGATGCCCAGAGCTGCGAGGCCACTCCCGGTCTCGGCATCGAAGTTCTCGAAGTAGGCGCCGTGCTCCTCGAGGGAAGCCGCGTGCAACGTCATGATCCGCGCCGCGACCTCGCGCGCTTCATCGAAGTAGCCGTAGCGGCGCAGGTACTGGACGGCGAAGTAGTTGTGGAGCGCCCACACGGGGCCTTGCCAGTTCGAGCACGTTGCGGTGTCGATCGCGGGACCTTGCATCGCGTGATGTCCGATCGGCATGGCGATCCCGTTGTGCGCATTGTTGTAGTGCCGCGAGGACCTACTCAGCGACCGGATGCCGTAGTCGCTCCACATGTGTTCGGCGGAGAGAACGTACCGGTCGATGATTCGCCGAGCGCGGGTATCCGGGACGATGCCGAGCCAGAGCGGCCACAGGTTGGACGCATGCGCGGCACTGATGTGCTGAGAGGGCGACTGCCGCAGCGGCGGAATGTAGAGGCTGTAGTAGAACGCGTCCTCCTCGTTCCAGAGCAGCCTGTTGATGCTCGCTGCAAGGCGCCTCGCGTATGCGGTGTGGCGCGATGCCCGGCGTTCGTCGCCGACTCGCGTAGCCAGCCAGGCGAACGCGGTGTGCTCGTAGACCATCTGGGCATTGAGGTCAACGGCTTCGACGACGTTCGGCTCCCAGGCCCAGTTCGCCGTCGCGTTGTCGCCGAAGCCTTCGTCGATGTGCAGCCACGTGAGGAGGCCCTCGCGTCCCATGTTGTGGGAGTGCCGGTACAGCAGGTAGGCCTCGAGCTGCTCGAAGCCCTCAGGCCCGAGCCACGTGACGTCGTCGGTCTCGCGCGAGAGCACGAAGCAACCCGCGGCGAGGAACGGGCGGATCTGGTACGGCGGAGCGCTGTACCGGTCCTTCCCGATCCGCCGCTGGCCCTTGCCGTCGGGGCCGATGTGCTCGAGCAGGTTGAGGAGGCTGTTGCGGAGCGGCTCGGCGTCTCCGTCGATCAGGTACGCCGCGCCCGCCCAGATCGCGTCCCAGTCCGTGAGGTCCGGGTAGGTCTGTCCAGTCCCTGCGGACAAGTACGGTCGCGTCAGCATGCCGGCTGCTGGCCGTAGCAAGCCACTCTTGATCTCGGAGCGGTACGCATGGATCCGGTCGGCGTCTGACTGGAGCTTCGTCGGCTGGTCGGGAGCGTCGGGCATCGAAAACCTCGTTCTTGGGTCAGGGACTGCAGGCGCGAGCGGACGGTGACTCTCGGCGTCCGCCCGCGCCGGGCGGAGCGGCGAGCAGGTTCAGCTACTCGCGGAAGTACTGGCAGGGATTGGTGCTTGCCGGATTCGGGTATGCCCCGGTCACCAGGTTCTCGGGGACGTTGTGGAAGTCGTTCTTGACGATCCCGAATGCGTCGGCCCACAGGGAGATGCCGATCGTGTAGAACTCCTCCTTGGCGATCTGCAGGATCTCCGTGAGGATTTCTTTCTGCCGATCGGCATCGGCGACGGTGGTGAGCTCGTCGTACAGCTCCATCTGCCGCTTGACTGGTTCGATCGGCTCCTCGCCCGCCTCGCCCCGGCTGGTGTACCACTGCATCCACGGGAGGGCGTACCTGCTGAACGGGCCGAAGGGGAAGTACATGCTCGGTTCGACCAGAGCATTCAGCCCGCCGGTGGCGAAGTGGACAGCAGCATCGTGCTGATTGCCGTTCAGCCGCTCGGTGTAGAGCGACGGGTCCTCGGACTTGATGGTGATCTCGATGCCGACGGCCTGCCAGTCGTCTTTGACGAACTGCATCGAGTCGACGTCGGGCGTTCGCTGGACCATGGCCTCGACCTCGAAGGAGATCGGGTTTCCGTCGGGCCCGAGGCGGATCCCGTTCCCGTTCGTCTCGGTGTAGCCGGCCCGATCGAGGAACTCGTTGGCGAGGTCGACGTCGTACTCGGTGTACTGGTGAGCCATTTCCTCGTCGTAGAACTCCGACGACGGCCGAGGCGACGCCTGGTAGGGCTCGCCCTGGCGGGCATAGACGGCGTCGATGATCGCCTGGCGGTTGATCGCATGGGAGAGCCCGATGCGGAAATCCTTGTTCTGGAAGATCTCCCGCTTGACCGCGTCTTGGTGGGCGAGGTTGAGCTGGATGACGGGCGCTACCGAGTGCGATCGCTCGATACTGATGAAGTCGTAGTTGCCATCCTCGCGGTTCTCGGCGAACAAGGGCTTGTTGGTCGACTGGCCGATGTTCGGGAAATGGAAGTCGAGTTCTCCGTTGATCGCATTGAGCGTGAGGGCCTCGACGTCGGAGTAGACCGGGAAGTTGACCGTGTCGATGTAGGGCAGCTGGCTCCCCTCGGGGTCGACCTTCCAGTAGTACGGGTTCCGAGTGGCGACGAACTCCTGGACGTCCTCGTTCAGGCCGTGGTCGAGGACCCACGCGGAGAGCGTCGGCAGTTCCGGGTTGTTGTACCGCGTATCGAAGGTTCCTCCCTTCGCGGCGAATAGCTCGACCCAGCTACTGGCGCCCTCCTCGGCGATCAGGGCGTCGATGTCGTCGGCGTAGTCCGGGTGGAACTGGGAGAGGTAGTGCTTCGGGGACCGAGTGATCTGATCGCCCTCCTGGGCCATCTTCGACAGGAAGAGGCCGTTCGGTTGCGCGAAGGTGAACGTGACCGTGTAGTCGTCGAGCTTCTCCACCACCACGGGTTCACCGGCCGAGGTGAGCCACGATGTCTTGGCCGGGTAGAGGTCGTCGTTGAGGAAGACGGCCTCGTACCAGAACATGATGTCGTCGGCGGTCAACGGCTCGCCGTCGGACCACCGCATCCCCTCGCGCAGGGTGAACGTGTACTGCGTGCTGTCGTCGCTGTACTCGAACGACTCCGCCACGTTGGCGACCACGCCCTGTGCGGTCATGTCTGTGGTGTTCGGCTGGAACGTGACCAGGTACTCGCCGCCGATGGTGAAGTCCACCCAGGCACCGCTGTTGGCGGCGCCGAGCATCGCCGTGCGCCACGACCCGCCGTAGATCCCTACGCGATCGACCGGTTCGACGACCGACGGAGCGGACGGAAGGCGTTCCTCGACCGGGGGAAGGTCGCCTGCCTCCACCCGGGCGGCGAGGTCGGGCGCCTCGGCTCCCTTCTCAGCCGAGGTGCCGTTCCCGCCGTCACCCCCCTCGTCCAAGAGGTCGCAGCCGCTGACGAGGAAGGAGGTGGCAAGCGCCCCACCTCCCAGTACGAGGAAGTTCCGGCGCGGCATGTTCTGCAGTGTGCTGTCTCGCATCGTGTCTCAGCTCCTTTGCTCTCGACTCGGCCTGCGCGGCGTTGCCTCGGCCGTCGGGCAGACGGCCACGTCTGGCATCGGATCCGGTCGGGTCCGATGTGCAACGTGAGGAGATTCCGCGTCGCGGCGACGGATTGTCGTCCAATACGTTTCAATGCATCGGCAATCCTTCAGTGGTCGCGATCCAGGATGTTTGGCGGATTCCGGCCACTTATCGCCACTGGCGTGGCTCGCGTTGCGGTGCTCATGCTTGCCCAGCTGCATGCATAGTGTCAAGAGTAGTCTGATACGATTCAATCGGCAAGCCGCGGAGATGCGGTGTGCACGTTGGAGGTGAGGGTCGATGATGATGCGGTCGCTGGCCGGCTGTGTGATGGCCACGCCGGCCCGGACGGAAGGTGTGACTCCGTGTTGAGCTTTTTGGGTCGGCGGGTGCTGTACATGGTGCCGACTCTGTTCCTGATCTCGATCGCGGCGTTCGTGATCATCCAGTTGCCGCCCGGCGACTATGCGACGTCGTACGTGGCGCGTTTGGAGGCTGAGGGGCAGAGTGTCGACACGGCGCAGCTGGAGGCGCTGCAAAGTCGGTACGGTCTCGGTGATCCGATGCTGGCGCAGTACTGGAAGTGGATCTCGGGGATCGTGTTCCATCTGGACTTCGGCTACTCGTTCGAGTACGCGGCGCCGGTGGGGGGCCTGTTGGCGGATCGCCTGCCGTTGACGGTCCTCTTGTCGTTGTCGACGTTGCTGTTCACGTGGGCGGTGGCATTGCCGATCGGGGTGTACTCGGCGTTGAAGCAGTACTCGGTGGGTGACTACATCGTCACGACTATCGGCTTCTTGGGGTTGGCGACACCGAACTTCCTGCTCGCTCTGATCATGATGTGGCTGGCGTTCTCGACGTTCGGGTTGAGCGTGGGGACGAACAACCTGCCCACACTCATCATCGCGATCATCGTGCTCGGCACTGCCGGGACGGCAGGGTTGATCCGGATCCTTCGGGCGAACTTGTTGGACGAGCTGCGCAAGCCCTATGTGGTGGCGGCCCGGGCGCAGGGCATGGCCGAAGGCCCATTGTTGTTGCGCTACCCGCTGCGCGTGGCGCTGAACCCGTTCATCTCCACCATTGGGTGGTTGCTGCCCGGGATCATCGGCGGTGAGGTCATCGTGGCGCAGGTCGCCAACCTGAGCACCATCGGCCCGCTGTTGCTGGGTGCGTTGCGCAGTCAGGACATGTATCTGGCCGGGTCGATCATCCTGATCACCGCGGTGCTCACGGTGATCGGGACGCTGCTCTCGGACCTGGCGTTGGCCTGGGCTGATCCGAGGGTGCGGCTACGCACGGTGGGAGGTGGCGCATGAACGCGCAGGTCAGTATGCAGACACCAGGGATCGACTCCCAGGGCGAGCCCGGCGGGGTACCCACCGACACCGGAACGCGCCGGGGCCGCAAGGGGGCCGGCGCAGCGAAGGCGTCGCAGTGGCGCCTGATCGCGCGGCGGTTCCGCAAACATCGGCTGGCGATGATCGGCCTGATCATGACGCTGTTCCTGTACGTCGTTGCGGCGTTCGCGGCGTTCATCGCGCCGTATGGCAGCGGAGACCTGAATGCGGAGTTCACGTACGCGCCGCCGACTCCATTGCAGGTGGTGGATACCTCCGGCGACGGGTGGGACTGGGGCCTGTATTACCACGGCTACTCGGTCGAGCAGGACCCGGAGACGCTGGCGTTGGCGTTCACGGTGGACGAGTCGGTGAAGGTTCCGGTGGAACTCTTCGCCGAAGGACCGGAGTATCGGTTCTGGGGGTTGTTCACCACGAATGTGCATCTGATCGGGCCGGCCGATCCGGACACAGCCCACCCGATGTACCTGTGGGGCGCGGACCGGTTGGGGCATGACCTGTTCTCCCGGGTGGTGCTGGGTACGCAGATCTCGATGTCGGTGGGCCTGGTCGGTGTGTCGTTGGCGTTCGTGCTTGGGATCACCCTCGGCGGGTTGTCCGGCTACTTCGGTGGCCGGGTCGACACGCTGATCCAGCGCATCATCGAGACGTTCATGGCGATCCCGACGCTGCCGTTGTGGCTCGGCCTAGCGGCCGCGGTCCCGCGGGATTGGGGCCCGGTACAGCAGTATCTGGCCATCACGGTGGTGCTCTCGTTGGTGGGCTGGACCGGGTTGGCCCGTGAAGTCCGGGGCCGGTTTCTCTCGCTGCGTGAGGAGGATTTCGTCACGGCGGCGAAGCTGGACGGTGCGGGGAAGCCCACGATCATCTTCTCCCACATGCTGCCGTCGTTCACCTCGCACCTGATCGCGACGCTGACGCTGTCGATCCCGGCGATGATCTTGGCCGAGACTGCGCTCTCCTTCCTCGGTATCGGCCTCCAGCCGCCGACGGTCTCCTGGGGCGTGCTGTTGCAGGAGGCGCAGAACCTGCGGGCGATCGCCACCGCGCCGTGGTTGATGCTGCCCGGCGCTGCCGTGGTCGTGGCCGTCCTGTCCCTGAACTTCCTCGGCGACGGACTGCGGGACAGCGCCGACCCGTACCGATGATGGAAGACGAGCCGATGACATCACAGAGTGATTCCATGACCCAGACCGCATCCGCGCCGACCGACGGCGGCAATGTCCTGTCCGTCGACGGCCTGCGGACCTATTTTCACACCGACGACGGGGTGGTCAAGGCTGCCGACGGCGTCACCTTTACCGTGCCGCGGGGCAGGACCATGTGCGTGGTCGGGGAGTCGGGGTGCGGCAAGTCCATCACGGCACGCTCGATCGCGGGGCTGGTCGACGCCCCCGGGCGCGTCGAGGGGGGCACCGTCAGGTTCCAGCGCGAACCGAACGGTGAGGTGGTCGACCTCGCTGCCCTCGATCCCCGAGGTGCGGAGATTCGCGAGATCCGTGGCGGTCAGATCGGGTTCGTCTTCCAGGAGCCGGGTGCCTCGCTGTCGCCGATGTACACGATCGGTGCCCAGCTCTCCCGGGCGATCCGCTTGCACCAGCCCATCTCGAAGGCAGAGGCCAAGGAACAGGCGATCGATCACCTGCGTCGTGTCGGTATCCCGCGCGCCGACAAGCGATTCGACGCGTACCCGTTCCAACTCTCGGGCGGGATGAACCAGCGCGCGATGATCGCCATCGCTCTGGCGAACGACCCGGCTCTGTTGATCGCCGATGAGCCGACCACCGCACTCGACGTGACCACCCAGGCGAGGATCCTCGACCTGCTCGCCGAGCTCCAGGACGAGACCGGCATGTCGATGTTGTTCATCACCCACGACCTCGGTGTCGTCGCCGAGATCGCGGACGACGTCACCGTGATGTACCTCGGCACCGTCGTCGAACGCGGCAGTGTGACGGACATCTTCGACCGGCCGCAGCATCCTTACACCAAGGCTCTGCTCGAATCGATCCCGTCGATCTCACCCGAGAACCGCGGGAAGAAGCTCCCCGCCATCTCCGGGATCGTTCCTCACCCGAGCGAACGCCCCGACGGGTGTCCGTTCCACACCCGATGCGCCGTCGCGATCTCCGGTCTGTGCGACACGACCGCGCCGCCGGTGATCGAGCAGAACGACGGGCGCCTCGCCGCCTGCCACCTTCTGGACCCCGACCGTCCGGAGGGCCCGTCCGACTCGGGCACGAAGCCAGCACCCGACGCGGAGACGGCGGCTGCACCCGCGGCTGCACCCGCCACCGCGGACGCACCCGCCCAGGCCGAGACGCCGTCGGACAAGGGACGGCGAGGCAGCGACGAACCGTTGCTCTCCGTACGGGACCTCCGGGTGCACTTCCCGATCCGTAGCGGCTTCTTCAGCCGAGTCACCGGCAAGGTCCACGCCGTCGACGGGGTCGACCTGGACATCCGTCAGGGCGAGACCCTCGGCCTGGTCGGAGAATCCGGCTGCGGCAAGACCACCTTGGGGCGCACCATCGTGCGGGCCATCGACCCCACCGAGGGCACGATCACCTACCACCCGGGCGGTGAGGACATTGACCTGACCGCCCTGGACAACAACGCGCTGCGCCGCTACCGCGGTGAGATCCGCATGATTTTCCAGGACCCGTTCACCTCGCTGAACCCCCGGAAGAACCTGTTGCAGATCGTCGGTGAGCCGCTGACCAAGATCAAGCAGGAGGACGACTCCAGCATCGAGGACGAGGTCGCAAGTATGTTGCGGCGTGTCGGGCTGCGCCCGGAGTATTTGCGCCGTTACCCGCACGCGTTCTCCGGTGGTGAGCGCCAGCGCGTGAACATCGCCCGCGCCCTGATCACCCGGCCGCGGCTGGTGGTCGCCGACGAGGCCGTCTCCGCGCTGGACGTGTCGGTGCGGGCGCAGATCCTCAACCTGCTGGGAGACCTCCAGGAGGAGTACGACCTGACGTACCTGTTCATCTCCCACGACCTCTCCGTCGTCGAGCATCTCTGCGACCGAGTCGCCGTGATGTACCTCGGTCGCGTGGTGGAGCAGGCTGACACCGACGAACTGTTCACAGCGCCGCGTCATCCCTACACCGAGGCGCTCTTCTCGGCGGTGCCCCAGCCTGACCCCCACCGGCGCGATGACGGCCGGCGCGTCCGCCTCAACGACGAGCTGCCCGACCCGACCAACCCGCCCGCCGGCTGCCCGTTCCACACTCGATGCCCGCACCGTCGCGACGAGCTCTGCGACTCGGACATTCCCATGCTCAGCGAACTGGCTCCGGCCCACCGCGCCGCCTGCCACTACCCACTCGAAACAACCGGCGACGAGGAACGAGAGAAGGCATGACGACGCATCACCCGGGCGACCCCAAGGACAGCACCGACAGGGACGTCAGCTCACCACTCCATGGCGCCACGATGATCGCGCCCGACCAGGACTTCGACGGCGCACCTCTTCTCCGCACGGAGTTCTCCCTCGCCAGCGGGCACGGCGACGTGGTCGCGGCCACGCTGACCAGCACCGCGCTCGGCGTCCACGAGATGTTCGTCAACGGGCAGCCCGTCGGCCCGGACGTGCTCTCGCCCGGTTGGTCGAGCTACCAGTGGCGCCTACGGTGGCGCAGTCATGACATCACCGAGCGGCTCCCCTCCGAGGGGCAGGTGGCGATCGGTGCCGCGCTCGGCAACGGCTGGTATCGCGGCCGGCTCGGTTTCACGGGTGGCCGCGCCCTCTACGGGGACGAGCTCGGCCTGATCGCCCAGCTCGAGGTCACCTACGCGGACGGACACGTCCAAACGGTCGTGACCGGGGAGACGTGGCGGTCCGGCCCGTCGAGCACCGTTGCGAACGACCTCTACGACGGTCAGACGATCGACGCCCGCCGCAGCACACCGGGCTGGAACGCTCCCGGCTTCGACGACGAGGCATGGGCCGGGATCCATGCCCTCGACTTCGATCGCGGCCGATTGACCGCACCGATCGGCCCGCCCGTGGTCCGGCACGAGACGATCAGGCCGACGGCGATCTTCACCTCGCCGTCGGGCAAGACCCTGGTGGACTTCGGCCAGAATCTCGTCGGTTGGATCCGGTTCTCGGTGTCCGCGCCCGCTGGTACGACGATCACGATCCGGCATGCCGAGGTGCTGGAGCACGGCGAACTTGGCACTCGGCCGCTGCGCGATGTCGAGGCAACCGACCGGTTCATCACATCTGGGGATGTGGACCATTTTGAGCCGACGCTGACGTTCCACGGCTTCCGCTACGCGGAGGTCACGGGTTGGCCTGGCGAGCTGACGACGGACTCGTTGGAGGCTGTCGTCGTCAGTTCCGATCTGCGCAGGATCGGTTCCTTCGAATGCTCCGACGACATGATCAACAAGCTCCACGAGAACGTGGTCTGGGGGCAGCGCGGCAACTTCCTCGACTTGCCGACCGACTGCCCGCAACGCGACGAGCGCCTCGGCTGGACCGGTGATATCTCCGTGTTCGCCGACACCGCGGCCTATCTCTTCGACGTCAAGGACTTCCTGGCGGACTGGTTGGCCGATCTCAGGTTCGAGCAGAGCCATCAGAACGGCCGCGTCCCGTTCGTGGTCCCCGACGTGATCAGGATCGGCCCGAGGGACCCGGACCGAGGCGACGAGAAGGACGGCGCGATCACGGCGATCTGGGGCGACGCGGCCGTCTGGGTGCCGTGGTCCCTGTACCAGGCCTACGGCGACCTGACGATCCTGGCGGACCAGTACGGGTCGATGGTCGCCCACGCCACAGCGATCGCGGAGCACCTGTCTCCGAGCGGAGTGTGGGACACCGGCTTCCAGTTCGCCGACTGGCTCGACCCGGACGCGCCACCAGACCGTCCAGGTGCCGCCAAGGCGGACAAGGGTGTCGTCTCCACGGCGTGTGCCTATCGGACCGCGGACCTTGTCTCACGCACGGCAGAACTGCTCGGGAACACCGAGGACAGTCAAAGGTTCCGCACCATGGCTGACGGCCTGAAACGTGCCTTCCATGAGCACTACGTGGACGAGCGTGGCACAGTCGCCAGCGACTGCGCCACGGTCTATGCTCTGGCGATCCAGTTCGGCCTCGTCGACGGCGCCCAACGGGGCTTCGCCGGACAACGGCTCGCCGAGCTGGTCGCCGAGGCCGGATACCGGGTATCGACCGGTTTCGCCGGTACCCCGTTCGTGACCTGGGCACTGAGTGAGACAGGGCACCTGGATGCCGCCTACCGCCTCCTCCTCGAGAAGGAGTGCCCGTCGTGGCTGTACCCCGTGACGATGGGCGCCACCACGATATGGGAGCGGTGGAACTCCATGCTTCCGGACGGTTCCATCAACCCGGGCAAGATGACGAGTTTCAACCACTACGCACTCGGCGCCGTCGCGGACTGGCTGCACAAGGCGGTGGCCGGCATCCAACCCGCCGAACCGGGCTACTCGCGCATCCGAATCACCCCCAAGCCGGGCGGTGGTCTGACCTGGGCGCGGTCCAGCCTGGTCACCCCGCACGGCGAGGTGAGCTCATCCTGGCGCCTCGATGGCGACGAGTTCCACCTGGATGTTGCCATTCCCGACGGGACGACGGCGGAGGTCACGCTGCCCGGCGGCGAGACGGTCACGGCCGGGCCGGGTGAGCACCGCTTCACCGCCTGAATGGCCGCCGGGCGCCGGTGAACGCTCCACCTCCGCCCGGCTGCCGGTCGTTGTCGATCGCGGCTCGAGCTCCGCGTCATCTCCCGATGGCGCCGTGCTCATGGTCGTCCGACGTGATCAGGCCGGATCAGCGTTCACGGCCTCGTCGAGGATCGACACCGACTGTTCGTGCAAGGGACTGGTGACCGCGCCGTCGAGGAGCGGATCCTGCGTCTCGTGCATCCACCGATGCAGGTCCTGCAGCAACTCGATGCGCACTGATTCGTAGGCGGGGTCGTCGGCCACG
It encodes:
- a CDS encoding glycoside hydrolase family 78 protein, encoding MTTHHPGDPKDSTDRDVSSPLHGATMIAPDQDFDGAPLLRTEFSLASGHGDVVAATLTSTALGVHEMFVNGQPVGPDVLSPGWSSYQWRLRWRSHDITERLPSEGQVAIGAALGNGWYRGRLGFTGGRALYGDELGLIAQLEVTYADGHVQTVVTGETWRSGPSSTVANDLYDGQTIDARRSTPGWNAPGFDDEAWAGIHALDFDRGRLTAPIGPPVVRHETIRPTAIFTSPSGKTLVDFGQNLVGWIRFSVSAPAGTTITIRHAEVLEHGELGTRPLRDVEATDRFITSGDVDHFEPTLTFHGFRYAEVTGWPGELTTDSLEAVVVSSDLRRIGSFECSDDMINKLHENVVWGQRGNFLDLPTDCPQRDERLGWTGDISVFADTAAYLFDVKDFLADWLADLRFEQSHQNGRVPFVVPDVIRIGPRDPDRGDEKDGAITAIWGDAAVWVPWSLYQAYGDLTILADQYGSMVAHATAIAEHLSPSGVWDTGFQFADWLDPDAPPDRPGAAKADKGVVSTACAYRTADLVSRTAELLGNTEDSQRFRTMADGLKRAFHEHYVDERGTVASDCATVYALAIQFGLVDGAQRGFAGQRLAELVAEAGYRVSTGFAGTPFVTWALSETGHLDAAYRLLLEKECPSWLYPVTMGATTIWERWNSMLPDGSINPGKMTSFNHYALGAVADWLHKAVAGIQPAEPGYSRIRITPKPGGGLTWARSSLVTPHGEVSSSWRLDGDEFHLDVAIPDGTTAEVTLPGGETVTAGPGEHRFTA